From the genome of Adhaeribacter pallidiroseus:
ATTCAGATGGACTTGTTTGGAATTAGCAGGTTGTATCAATACCGTACTGCCAGCGCTATTTACTACCTGTACTTTATTTATGATGTGTTCATGGCTAATCTGCAAATAATTACTTGTTGGGTTTGGATACGCTTTTAATGCCGGGTGCTCTTCTTCCGGTAAACCTATTACTACTTCTTCCAGGTTATTAATGGTAATCAGATGCGTAGACTCATACGTGAGGTTGCCCTGATCTTTGGTTTGCAAGCGAATGGTATAACTGCTTTTCGTTTCGTAATCAAAGGAAACCGCCGCGCGTAGTTCATTACCCGAAACAGTAAAAGAAGCATTATCCTCATCCCCGTATCCAACTACTAACTGGTACGTATGGCTATCTGGATCATCTTCATCCAAGGAATTAAGCAGGCCAATAACCGCCCCTTTTTTGTTATTTTCATCTATTTCCTGAGCAGAAAGCCAAATATCCTGGGGCGCTTCGTTCAGGTCTTTTACCTGAATCGTGAATGCTTTTTCAAAAGTACCATAGCCTTTCCGATCGTTGGTTCTTACCCGGATATGATAAACAGTCTGGTATTCATAATCTGGAGAACTCCAAAGTTCCAACTTGTTGTCTTGTATTAAAAAATAATCATTATCATCATCTCCCTCTCCTTTAACCAAGGTGTACGTATGGGTATCTGCCGCATCGGCATCGGTGGTAGTAAAAGTACCAATGGTACTACCATACTCTGTATTTTCGGGTATCGTGGCAACCGAAAGAGCAAGATCGGTAGGAGCCACGTTCGGTTCCATGCTCAACTTAATAATCCAGTAATCATAAAGGCCCTTGCTATTCTCGGTTTTATCTTCTTCCGCGTCTGCGAAACTAGATCCGCCTAATACAAAACCACCATCCTGGGTTAAAGTCATAGTGGTTAAGATGTCCGTCCAGGATGTGCCAATGGTACGATCCCAGATCTTGTTGCCTTGGGCATCCAGCAGGAGTACCCAATAATCATCCAGAATATCCGTTTCCTCCGATTTATCACCATCAGCATTCGAATCAGAATGTCCGGCGACTAAATATTTACCTTCGGCGGTTACAGCTAAAGACACTAATTTGTCGGTGTAATAGCCGCCAAAAACCTTATCCCAAGCTTTACTTCCATCGGCATTCAGTTTTACTAACCAATAATCCTGACTGTAGTCTTTGCTATCCTGGGTTTTATCCCCGCTACTATCCGAAGAAGAACTGCCCCCTAACAGAAAGCCACCGTCCGGGGTGGGTACAACTGAGCTTAATTTATCGTTATAATCCCCGCCGAAGGACTTATCCCACAGCTTCTTACCCACTGCATCTATCTTAACCAGCCAGTAGTCACTGGAGCCTTGCGATTCCTGGGTGCGATCGCCACTTTGGTAAGAATAAGAAGTGCCACCCAAAATATACCCTCCATCTTTGGTTGGCAAAAGCGCAGCTAATTTATCGGCATCATCCCCGCCAAAGGTTTTATCCCACTCTTTACTGCCGTTGGCCTTAATTTTAATAATCCAATAATCGGTTCCCCACGAACCTTTATTGTCTTCGGTTTTATCCCCGCCCCTAAAGGAATACGATGATCCTCCCAGAATATACCCGCCGTCTTTGGTTGGTTGCAGTACCGTTAGGGTATCGGCATCGTAGCCGCCAAAGGTTTTATCCCATTCTTTACTACCATCGGCCCGGAGCTTAACAATCCAGTAATCGGCACTGCCCCGGGAATCTTGCGATTTATGGCCGCTCTTATCCGAGTCAGAGGTACCACCCAGGATATAGCCCCCATCCGGCGTTTGTTGCACTACCTTTAATACGTCTGTTCCCGTACCACCAATGGTTTTGTCCCATTGTTTCTTACCAGAAGCATCTAATTGAACAATCCAATAATCTTCCCAATACCCGATAGCGTTCTGGGATTTATCACCCCCTTTATCACCAAAAGAAGTTCCGCCCAGAATATAGCCGCCATCTTTGGTCAGTTGCACCGAAGCCAGATTATCGGACCACTCCGAGCCAATGGTTTTGTCCCACTGGATAGTTTGACTTAAAGCTAAAATAGGAATGCCGCTCAGGAGCCAGAGCGTTAAGGTTAGCGGCCGCCATAAGGGGAGCACAGGTAAGATGTTGACCAATAAGTAAATGCCGCGTAAAGGTTTTTTCATTCTGATTGCTGTTGTGCGTAAACGAGAGTAGTACAAGAGAAAAAAGCACATTACTTACCAGGAAGTAAGCCGGGAAGATAATTTACGCGCGTTTAGGTCGTAAATCAATCGTCAAATTACTGATTAGTAAGAAGATGAAAAATTTTTAGAAGGGTTATTATTTAAAAAAATT
Proteins encoded in this window:
- a CDS encoding T9SS type A sorting domain-containing protein, which codes for MKKPLRGIYLLVNILPVLPLWRPLTLTLWLLSGIPILALSQTIQWDKTIGSEWSDNLASVQLTKDGGYILGGTSFGDKGGDKSQNAIGYWEDYWIVQLDASGKKQWDKTIGGTGTDVLKVVQQTPDGGYILGGTSDSDKSGHKSQDSRGSADYWIVKLRADGSKEWDKTFGGYDADTLTVLQPTKDGGYILGGSSYSFRGGDKTEDNKGSWGTDYWIIKIKANGSKEWDKTFGGDDADKLAALLPTKDGGYILGGTSYSYQSGDRTQESQGSSDYWLVKIDAVGKKLWDKSFGGDYNDKLSSVVPTPDGGFLLGGSSSSDSSGDKTQDSKDYSQDYWLVKLNADGSKAWDKVFGGYYTDKLVSLAVTAEGKYLVAGHSDSNADGDKSEETDILDDYWVLLLDAQGNKIWDRTIGTSWTDILTTMTLTQDGGFVLGGSSFADAEEDKTENSKGLYDYWIIKLSMEPNVAPTDLALSVATIPENTEYGSTIGTFTTTDADAADTHTYTLVKGEGDDDNDYFLIQDNKLELWSSPDYEYQTVYHIRVRTNDRKGYGTFEKAFTIQVKDLNEAPQDIWLSAQEIDENNKKGAVIGLLNSLDEDDPDSHTYQLVVGYGDEDNASFTVSGNELRAAVSFDYETKSSYTIRLQTKDQGNLTYESTHLITINNLEEVVIGLPEEEHPALKAYPNPTSNYLQISHEHIINKVQVVNSAGSTVLIQPANSKQVHLNVAFLSSGVYTALIYSKEKVYAKRVVISKL